The following coding sequences are from one Carassius auratus strain Wakin chromosome 15, ASM336829v1, whole genome shotgun sequence window:
- the LOC113114821 gene encoding CUE domain-containing protein 1-like, protein MTSLFRRSSSNGGSRGSDTGELNNSRPNRQVRRLEFNQAMEDFKTMFPSMDYEVIECVLRSNNGAVDATIDQLLQMSIDGQDSDDSSDSDDSIPPEILERTLEPDSSDEEPPPVYSPPTYAMHIYDRKYPDAPPVPPPRFEAQPPLGHRQVQGYKNWNPPLLGNLPDDFLRILPQQLDSIQGSQSSISKPSSSSVPQKVPTVASVTGTGGTSEQERKLKQYLEDERIALFLQNEEFMKELQRNREFLIALERDRLKYESKKSKSSHSSASMENSTGDHYASGSVEACTAVSDDALFRDKLKHMGKSTRKKLFEIARGFSEKTKRRKSKRRTLLRHHSLGTANSTANLLDDVEGNPCDEESQLRRLAAQEEEEPHKEPLS, encoded by the exons ATGACCAGCCTTTTCCGACGTAGCAGCAGTAATGGAGGGTCTCGGGGCTCGGATACAGGAGAGCTCAACAACTCCAGGCCCAATCGGCAAGTTCGACGGCTGGAGTTCAACCAGGCCATGGAGGACTTTAAAACCATGTTCCCTAGCATGGACTATGAGGTGATTGAGTGCGTACTGCGCTCCAACAATGGGGCTGTGGATGCCACCATCGACCAACTCCTGCAGATGAGCATTGACGGACAAGACTCAGATGATAGTTCGGATTCAGATGACAGCATCCCACCAGAG ATTCTTGAGCGGACCCTCGAGCCAGACAGCTCAGATGAAGAGCCGCCCCCTGTCTACTCACCACCAACATATGCCATGCACATATATGACAGGAAATACCCAGATGCTCCTCCAGTTCCTCCACCCAG ATTTGAGGCCCAACCTCCCCTTGGACACAGACAAGTGCAAGGTTACAAAAACTGGAACCCACCGTTACTTGGCAATCTGCCTGACGACTTCCTGCGAATCCTGCCCCAACAGCTGGACAGTATACAG GGCTCTCAGAGTAGCATCTCCAagccctcctcctcctcagtACCCCAGAAGGTCCCCACTGTGGCTTCCGTCACAGGAACAGGCGGCACTTCAGAGCAGGAACGCAAACTGAAGCAATATTTAGAGGATGAGCGTATTGCACTTTTCCTGCAGAATGAAGAGTTCATGAAGGAGCTGCAAAGGAACCGAGAGTTCCTCATTGCGCTGGAAAGAG ATCGATTGAAATACGAGTCAAAGAAATCCAAATCCAGTCATTCATCAGCTAGCATGGAGAACTCCACAG GTGACCATTATGCTTCGGGATCTGTAGAGGCCTGCACAGCAGTCTCAGATGACGCTCTGTTTAGAGACAAGCTAAAGCACATGGGGAAGT CAACCAGGAAGAAGCTGTTTGAAATTGCCCGAGGGTTCTCAGAGAAGACGAAGCGGAGGAAGTCTAAAAGAAGAACGCTGCTACGGCATCACTC ATTGGGCACAGCCAACTCCACTGCCAACCTCCTAGATGATGTGGAAGGAAACCCATGTG ATGAAGAAAGTCAGCTTAGACGATTGGCTGcacaggaagaggaggagccaCATAAGGAACCACTATCATG A
- the LOC113114823 gene encoding vascular endothelial zinc finger 1-like: METSWSSFLFQQANEALHHQHQNSLLPLLNSEPQDQKPVLPILLDQKPPVSSADLLKDNMGGGTGGGGGGGGGGGGQVVIKKEPKSKTPFICGYCSKAFRDSYHLRRHESCHTGIKMVSRPKKTTTAPTMVPLISTVPRDNNGNPSYVSTVAGILTTVTTSASTAAGVMSVLPQQQPAVPKKPPKPVKKNHGCEMCGKAFRDVYHLNRHKLSHSDEKPFECPICHQRFKRKDRMTYHVRSHDGGVHKPYICSVCGKGFSRPDHLSCHVKHVHSTERPFKCQVTACTSAFATKDRLRSHMIRHEGKVTCNICGKMLSAAYITSHLKTHGQAGFTSPCNKDSNNVCNSASVTSVTASTASNTTSMNRGIASNPVTIAAQMNITTNTVNITSPISLQHPVTITAPVNIASVNIPATAPMNIAHPVAITSPMSMNITGPLNIAMRPMESMSFLSQVLPSSPPW; encoded by the exons CAGGCCAATGAAGCCCTCCACCACCAGCACCAGAACAGCCTGCTGCCGCTGCTCAACTCCGAGCCGCAGGATCAAAAGCCTGTTCTTCCCATCCTGCTCGACCAGAAACCCCCAGTCAGTTCGGCTGACCTCCTCAAAGACAACATGGGCGGTGGGACGGGCGGAGGGGGAGGAGGTGGTGGTGGCGGTGGTGGTCAGGTAGTAATAAAGAAGGAACCCAAGTCAAAGACTCCCTTCATTTGTGGCTACTGTAGCAAGGCCTTTCGGGACAGTTACCACCTCCGGCGGCATGAATCCTGTCACACAGGCATTAAGATGGTGTCACGGCCCAAGAAGACAACCACAGCGCCCACCATGGTGCCTCTCATTTCCACTGTGCCACGCGACAACAACGGCAACCCCTCCTATGTCTCCACAGTGGCGGGCATCCTCACCACTGTCACCACCTCTGCATCTACAGCCGCGGGCGTGATGTCGGTCCTGCCTCAGCAGCAGCCGGCCGTACCCAAGAAACCCCCCAAACCGGTGAAGAAGAACCATGGCTGCGAGATGTGCGGCAAGGCCTTCCGTGACGTCTATCACCTCAACCGCCACAAGCTCTCACACTCGGATGAGAAGCCCTTCGAGTGCCCCATATGTCACCAGCGTTTTAAGAGGAAGGACCGCATGACCTACCACGTGCGCTCGCACGACGGTGGCGTGCACAAGCCGTATATCTGCTCCGTTTGTGGAAAAGGCTTCTCTCG TCCAGATCATCTTAGCTGTCATGTCAAGCACGTACACTCCACAGAACGACCCTTTAAATGCCAAGTTACG GCCTGCACATCCGCCTTCGCCACCAAAGACCGTCTACGTTCACACATGATACGGCATGAAGGCAAAGTCACCTGCAACATTTGTGGGAAGATGCTGAGTGCCGCCTACATCACCAGCCACCTGAAGACCCACGGCCAGGCCGGCTTCACCTCCCCCTGTAACAAAG ACTCTAACAACGTGTGCAACTCTGCCTCAGTCACATCAGTCACTGCTTCAACTGCATCCAACACTACATCCATGAACCGCGGCATCGCCAGCAACCCTGTTACCATCGCCGCCCAGATGAACATCACCACCAACACGGTCAACATCACCTCCCCCATCAGCCTTCAGCATCCAGTCACCATCACTGCTCCCGTCAACATCGCCTCGGTCAACATCCCAGCTACGGCGCCCATGAACATCGCCCATCCTGTCGCCATAACCTCGCCCATGTCAATGAACATCACCGGTCCACTCAACATCGCCATGAGGCCAATGGAAAGCATGTCTTTCCTCTCGCAGGTCCTGCCTTCCTCTCCTCCCTGGTAG